In the Gemmatimonadaceae bacterium genome, one interval contains:
- the sufC gene encoding Fe-S cluster assembly ATPase SufC — MLEIRNLHAAIGEKEILKGIDLTVNAGEIHAVMGPNGSGKSTLAQVLAGHPGYEVTEGTVRYDGRDLLEMDPEVRAQEGIFLAFQYPIEIPGVTNAYFLRSAYNEIRKSKGLEELDPLEFLDLMEEKTKIVEMDQSMMSRSVNTGFSGGEKKRNEILQMAVLEPRLAILDETDSGLDIDALKIVSRGVNALRRPDNATIVVTHYQRLLNYIVPDYVHVLAGGRIVKSGGKELAVELEERGYDWIAGVAA; from the coding sequence GTGCTCGAAATCAGAAATCTTCACGCCGCTATCGGCGAGAAGGAAATACTCAAGGGAATCGATCTCACCGTAAATGCCGGTGAGATTCATGCCGTAATGGGGCCCAACGGCTCCGGGAAAAGCACGCTTGCACAGGTGCTGGCCGGTCACCCGGGATACGAGGTCACCGAAGGCACGGTGCGCTACGACGGCCGCGATTTGCTGGAGATGGATCCAGAGGTCCGCGCGCAGGAAGGAATATTCCTCGCCTTCCAGTACCCGATCGAGATCCCCGGCGTCACCAACGCCTATTTTCTGCGGTCCGCGTACAACGAGATCCGGAAGTCAAAGGGACTCGAAGAGCTCGACCCACTCGAGTTTCTCGACCTGATGGAAGAGAAGACGAAAATTGTGGAGATGGACCAGTCGATGATGAGCCGGTCAGTCAATACCGGTTTCTCCGGCGGTGAGAAGAAGAGGAACGAGATTCTGCAGATGGCGGTGCTCGAGCCGCGGCTCGCCATTCTCGACGAGACGGATTCGGGACTCGACATCGACGCCCTCAAGATTGTTTCCCGCGGAGTCAATGCATTGCGGCGGCCGGATAACGCGACGATCGTCGTCACGCACTACCAGCGGCTGCTCAACTATATCGTGCCCGACTACGTGCACGTTCTCGCCGGCGGACGCATCGTGAAGTCGGGCGGGAAGGAGCTCGCCGTCGAGCTCGAAGAGCGCGGCTACGACTGGATTGCCGGAGTTGCGGCGTGA
- the sufD gene encoding Fe-S cluster assembly protein SufD encodes MTEVLTAPVELQADENSGSSVPAYRADFDALHANSGGSEPSWLTILRESAMGEFETTGFPTMRDEDWHFTSVAPIASRKFHLAVSAGEVSVVDVEGFSFGQTDWHNLVFVNGRFRAGLSGQTLPEGVTAESLGDLLRDGDSAILERHFAKIAAPPSGALTALNTAFAYDGAVIRVRADAVATTPIHLIFITTAGATGGATHPHNLLFAERHSSATVIESYVSLGDSEYFTNAVTEAYVADGARLNHYKLQLESESAFHVGTIQVHQAANSRYESFSLATGAALSRTNIYTKLDGNAAECVLNGLYMVNGTQHVDHQTSIEHVAPNCPSHELYKGILDGRSHGVFNGKVYVHPEAQKTDGKQSNNNLLLSEHARIDTKPQLEIFADDVKCTHGATVGRLDETAMFYLRSRGIGVAQARRLLTYAFAADVLEKMELEPLRLALERQVLARFTA; translated from the coding sequence GTGACTGAAGTTCTCACCGCGCCGGTGGAATTGCAGGCCGATGAGAATTCCGGCAGCTCAGTGCCGGCGTACCGCGCTGACTTCGACGCTCTGCACGCTAACAGCGGCGGCAGCGAGCCTTCCTGGCTCACAATCCTCCGTGAGTCGGCGATGGGCGAGTTCGAGACGACTGGATTTCCGACAATGCGCGATGAAGATTGGCACTTCACAAGTGTCGCGCCAATAGCCAGCCGCAAATTTCATCTCGCTGTGAGCGCCGGCGAGGTCAGCGTGGTGGATGTAGAAGGATTTTCGTTCGGCCAGACCGACTGGCATAATCTCGTCTTCGTCAACGGACGCTTTCGCGCCGGTCTTTCTGGCCAGACACTTCCGGAAGGTGTCACCGCCGAATCGCTTGGCGACCTGCTGAGAGACGGAGATTCTGCGATCCTCGAACGGCACTTCGCAAAAATCGCCGCCCCGCCGAGCGGCGCCCTCACGGCGCTCAACACTGCATTCGCGTATGATGGTGCAGTGATCCGCGTTCGCGCAGACGCCGTCGCAACAACGCCTATCCACCTGATTTTCATCACGACCGCAGGTGCGACCGGCGGAGCCACACATCCGCATAATCTCTTATTTGCGGAGCGCCATTCCAGTGCCACCGTCATCGAGAGTTATGTCTCGCTCGGCGACAGCGAATATTTCACGAACGCTGTGACGGAAGCCTACGTTGCCGATGGTGCGCGGTTGAACCACTACAAGCTCCAACTCGAAAGCGAGAGCGCATTCCACGTCGGCACCATCCAGGTTCACCAGGCGGCGAACAGCCGTTACGAATCCTTCTCACTGGCGACCGGGGCAGCACTCTCGCGTACCAACATCTACACGAAACTCGATGGCAACGCTGCGGAATGCGTCCTGAACGGGCTTTACATGGTGAATGGCACTCAGCACGTCGATCATCAAACGAGCATCGAGCACGTCGCGCCCAATTGCCCGAGCCATGAGTTGTACAAGGGAATTCTCGATGGCCGGTCGCACGGAGTGTTCAACGGCAAGGTGTACGTCCACCCCGAAGCGCAGAAGACGGACGGCAAGCAGAGCAACAACAACCTGCTGCTTTCAGAACACGCGCGCATCGACACAAAGCCGCAGCTCGAGATTTTTGCTGACGATGTGAAGTGTACCCACGGCGCCACTGTCGGACGGCTCGACGAAACAGCCATGTTCTATCTGAGAAGCCGCGGGATCGGCGTGGCTCAGGCGCGCCGGCTGCTCACCTACGCTTTCGCTGCCGACGTTCTCGAAAAGATGGAGCTCGAACCGCTGAGGCTCGCGCTCGAGCGCCAGGTTCTGGCGCGCTTTACCGCATGA
- a CDS encoding FHA domain-containing protein, whose amino-acid sequence MDSSVKSDPNKAVAYVVYELERRAYRLSNAAFTIGRGAENSIVIREPSVSRVHAELRPEGAEYVLHTSGATGTRVNGEAVTAPHQLADGDRIDVGLVEFTFRRSKLPLGVSVVDPPTAEGHDADILTRRETITNPILGGTFTPKQKTSALPMLVVVAIILAAAAYYFLVMR is encoded by the coding sequence ATGGATAGCAGTGTTAAATCAGACCCTAACAAAGCGGTCGCATACGTTGTTTACGAGCTCGAGCGCAGAGCTTACCGTTTGAGCAATGCCGCGTTCACGATCGGTCGGGGGGCGGAGAACAGCATTGTCATTCGCGAACCGTCGGTCTCCAGGGTTCATGCCGAGTTGCGACCCGAAGGAGCCGAGTATGTGCTGCATACGTCGGGGGCGACGGGAACGCGGGTCAATGGTGAGGCCGTTACTGCTCCACACCAGCTCGCAGACGGCGATCGCATCGATGTTGGTCTGGTGGAGTTCACCTTTCGCCGGTCGAAGCTGCCCCTTGGTGTATCGGTGGTCGATCCCCCAACGGCGGAGGGCCACGACGCCGACATTCTAACCCGGCGCGAAACGATAACCAACCCGATTCTCGGCGGAACGTTCACACCGAAACAAAAGACCAGCGCCCTTCCGATGCTGGTCGTTGTCGCGATTATCCTGGCTGCCGCTGCCTACTATTTCCTGGTCATGCGGTAA
- a CDS encoding nuclear transport factor 2 family protein: MKSPRLVRSIALLTGCAVLAPAACENPRGGTVTPAERTAIADSLRSLVTNAYDLSRPGPVPRMMSLYPDHGPVYSTSSGQVSTTRAALEKQIESFWRYVGVNMKNPKWEWTSMHVDVLGSNAAVMTASYRIPHLNPHDLPHVIGGAWTAAFVNRGGRWVVIQEHLSDAPRP, translated from the coding sequence ATGAAATCCCCAAGACTTGTTCGCTCAATTGCGTTGCTGACGGGCTGTGCAGTTCTGGCGCCGGCGGCCTGCGAGAACCCGCGCGGCGGCACGGTCACGCCTGCCGAGCGCACTGCCATTGCCGATTCGCTCCGTAGTCTCGTGACGAACGCATATGATCTTAGCCGGCCGGGCCCCGTTCCGAGGATGATGAGCCTCTATCCGGATCACGGCCCGGTTTATTCCACCAGCAGCGGCCAGGTCTCGACAACGCGTGCCGCGCTGGAGAAGCAGATTGAATCGTTCTGGAGGTATGTCGGCGTAAACATGAAGAACCCGAAGTGGGAATGGACATCGATGCATGTCGACGTACTCGGCTCCAATGCTGCCGTGATGACGGCGAGCTATCGTATTCCGCACCTGAATCCGCACGATCTGCCACATGTAATCGGCGGTGCATGGACAGCGGCGTTCGTCAATCGCGGGGGCCGGTGGGTTGTGATTCAGGAGCATTTGTCCGACGCTCCCAGACCTTGA
- a CDS encoding alpha/beta hydrolase translates to MLKRMTTRFFLAAAASVALACSTKSDDGVDSTAAAGPPPVPGTSDGPAMPPATANAEMQAVLDTLGGLGGKPIESLSPGEARKQPTPTNAVMAVLKAQGKSTAPDPAVGSTDRNISVDGRSLPVRIYTPKAGTGPFPVVVYYHGGGWVIGSKEVYDGGARGIAKSANAVVVSVDYRLGPENKFPAAHDDAYAAYQWAIKNAASIKGDPNKVAVAGESAGGNLAVATAMTAKQKGTKLPAAIIAVYPVAGGDTVSASYTENANAKPLNRAMVPWFVKHYFADPSQTQDPRINLVAADLSGLPPTTIINAQIDPLRSDGEELAEKLRAAGVAVEQRTFAGVNHEFFGMGAVLNEAREAQTMAGNALKNAFGAVRTGAATPASGNMGANTPGAPAGAPGRSMSPPARDSTAMKR, encoded by the coding sequence ATGCTGAAACGCATGACCACGAGGTTTTTTCTCGCGGCAGCGGCGTCCGTCGCTCTCGCCTGCAGCACAAAATCTGACGATGGCGTCGACTCCACTGCCGCTGCCGGCCCGCCTCCCGTCCCTGGTACCAGCGACGGGCCGGCAATGCCGCCTGCAACGGCCAACGCCGAAATGCAGGCGGTCCTCGATACTCTCGGCGGACTCGGCGGGAAGCCGATCGAGAGCCTCTCCCCCGGTGAAGCGCGCAAGCAGCCCACACCCACCAATGCGGTGATGGCAGTTCTCAAGGCTCAGGGCAAGTCGACCGCCCCCGACCCGGCTGTCGGCTCGACCGATCGCAACATCTCGGTCGATGGCCGCTCGCTGCCTGTTCGCATCTATACGCCGAAGGCAGGCACCGGGCCGTTTCCAGTAGTGGTTTATTACCACGGTGGTGGCTGGGTAATCGGAAGCAAGGAAGTCTATGACGGCGGCGCTCGCGGAATCGCGAAAAGCGCGAACGCGGTTGTCGTCTCCGTGGACTACCGCCTCGGACCCGAGAACAAGTTTCCTGCGGCTCACGACGATGCCTATGCCGCATATCAGTGGGCAATCAAGAACGCGGCGTCGATCAAGGGCGATCCCAATAAGGTCGCAGTCGCCGGCGAAAGCGCCGGAGGCAATCTGGCGGTAGCGACGGCGATGACGGCAAAGCAGAAAGGCACGAAACTGCCAGCCGCTATCATCGCCGTGTACCCGGTAGCTGGCGGCGACACGGTGAGCGCTTCGTACACGGAGAACGCCAACGCAAAACCACTCAACCGGGCGATGGTGCCATGGTTCGTAAAGCACTACTTCGCCGATCCTTCCCAGACCCAGGATCCGCGAATCAACCTCGTCGCGGCCGATCTCAGTGGTCTTCCGCCGACGACAATCATCAACGCCCAGATCGATCCCCTCCGTTCCGATGGAGAGGAGCTGGCTGAAAAGCTGCGCGCGGCGGGTGTCGCCGTCGAGCAGCGTACGTTCGCTGGCGTAAACCATGAATTCTTCGGCATGGGAGCAGTGCTGAACGAAGCGCGCGAGGCGCAGACGATGGCCGGCAATGCGCTCAAGAATGCATTCGGCGCCGTCAGAACGGGCGCCGCAACCCCAGCGTCAGGAAATATGGGAGCGAATACACCTGGCGCGCCGGCAGGAGCACCGGGCAGGTCGATGAGCCCTCCCGCTCGCGATTCGACGGCGATGAAGCGCTAG
- the thiC gene encoding phosphomethylpyrimidine synthase ThiC: METHTQETANPRPQQRSSADSPARTQMHHARQGEITDAMRYVAEREELTPELVRDEIAIGRLIIPANVRHLAGSLEPMCIGKVSRVKINANIGNSAVSSDIDGEIEKLRMAVKYGADTVMDLSTGGNIDTIRQAIIDTSKVPIGTVPIYQVVQQEKELEEITAQDLLDMIEHQARQGVDYMTLHAGILLEHLPLVHGRITGIVSRGGSLHAVWMMAHRKQNPLYEHFDEVLEILRHYDVTVSLGDSLRPGCLADASDKAQFAELDTLGELTRRAWERDVQVMVEGPGHVPMDQIEMNVKRMKEVCHDAPFYTLGPLVIDISPGYDHISSAIGAALIGWHGSDMLCYVTPKEHLGLPNANDVREGVIAYKIAAHAADVARGRKGARDRDDALSRARYAFDWKEQFRLSLDPDRAQEYHDETLPAEYFKSAEFCGMCGPKFCSMHHSRTIEEGIAELAREREAIERAELLAV, from the coding sequence ATGGAAACACATACGCAGGAAACCGCGAATCCGCGGCCGCAGCAGCGCAGCTCAGCGGATTCACCCGCGCGCACCCAGATGCATCACGCGCGTCAGGGCGAGATCACCGACGCGATGCGGTATGTCGCCGAGCGCGAGGAGCTCACACCGGAGCTGGTGCGAGATGAGATTGCGATCGGCCGGCTGATCATCCCCGCCAATGTCCGCCATCTCGCCGGATCGCTCGAGCCGATGTGCATCGGAAAGGTGTCGCGGGTGAAGATCAACGCGAACATCGGAAACTCCGCCGTTTCGTCCGACATCGACGGCGAAATCGAGAAGCTGCGAATGGCAGTGAAGTACGGGGCCGATACGGTGATGGATCTTTCCACCGGCGGCAACATCGACACCATCCGCCAGGCAATCATCGACACGTCGAAAGTTCCGATCGGAACGGTGCCCATCTACCAGGTAGTGCAACAGGAAAAGGAGCTCGAGGAGATAACCGCGCAGGATCTGCTTGACATGATCGAGCATCAGGCGCGGCAGGGTGTGGATTACATGACGCTCCACGCCGGAATTCTGCTCGAGCATCTGCCGCTGGTCCACGGCCGGATTACCGGAATAGTGAGTCGCGGCGGATCACTGCATGCAGTGTGGATGATGGCTCACCGAAAGCAGAATCCACTGTATGAACACTTCGATGAAGTGCTGGAGATTCTGCGTCACTACGACGTTACCGTTTCGCTGGGAGACTCACTCCGGCCAGGCTGTCTTGCAGATGCGAGCGACAAGGCGCAGTTCGCCGAGCTCGACACCCTGGGCGAACTGACACGACGGGCGTGGGAGCGTGATGTGCAGGTGATGGTGGAAGGTCCGGGCCACGTGCCCATGGATCAGATCGAGATGAACGTGAAGCGGATGAAAGAGGTATGTCACGATGCGCCTTTCTACACGCTGGGACCACTTGTAATCGACATTTCACCGGGCTACGACCACATCTCCAGCGCAATCGGTGCAGCGCTGATCGGGTGGCATGGCTCTGATATGCTGTGCTACGTCACCCCCAAGGAACACCTCGGCCTCCCCAACGCCAACGATGTGCGCGAAGGTGTGATTGCCTACAAGATCGCTGCTCATGCGGCAGATGTTGCGCGAGGCCGAAAAGGCGCTCGCGACCGGGACGATGCACTCTCCCGCGCCCGCTACGCATTCGACTGGAAGGAACAGTTCCGCCTTTCGCTCGATCCCGACCGGGCTCAGGAGTATCACGACGAAACATTGCCGGCGGAGTATTTCAAGAGTGCCGAGTTTTGCGGGATGTGCGGTCCCAAATTCTGTTCGATGCATCATTCCAGGACCATCGAGGAAGGAATTGCCGAGCTTGCGAGGGAACGTGAGGCGATCGAGCGCGCAGAGTTGCTCGCGGTCTGA
- a CDS encoding M23 family metallopeptidase: MLFALAGCLPASASTPPAAVPVPAPLSQADIDYFANHELMVPVDGVVAEALRDSFNEARSGGRYHRAIDILAPRETPVVAAASGRVIKLRQNAAGGITAYLVDAEGRYMYYYAHLAGYSDEITEGLEVKQGFVIGFVGTSGNAPPDTPHLHFQAMRLADGQKDWWNGTPVDVRRFMTRRGQALQ; encoded by the coding sequence ATGCTCTTCGCTCTCGCCGGATGCCTGCCGGCAAGTGCCAGCACACCCCCGGCCGCCGTTCCTGTTCCCGCCCCGCTGAGCCAGGCCGACATCGACTATTTCGCGAATCACGAATTGATGGTACCCGTGGATGGTGTCGTGGCGGAGGCGTTGCGCGATTCGTTTAACGAAGCGCGCAGCGGCGGCAGGTATCACCGCGCAATCGACATTTTAGCGCCCCGCGAAACCCCGGTTGTGGCCGCGGCATCAGGCCGGGTGATCAAGCTTCGGCAGAACGCGGCCGGGGGAATCACTGCCTACCTCGTGGATGCTGAAGGGCGCTATATGTACTATTACGCGCATCTCGCGGGGTACTCGGATGAGATCACGGAAGGCCTCGAGGTGAAACAGGGGTTCGTGATCGGATTTGTGGGAACGAGCGGGAATGCGCCGCCGGATACTCCCCATCTTCATTTTCAGGCCATGCGACTCGCGGATGGCCAGAAGGATTGGTGGAATGGCACACCGGTTGACGTACGTCGGTTCATGACCAGGAGAGGGCAGGCACTGCAATGA
- a CDS encoding YhbY family RNA-binding protein, translating to MKGSERAELRAQAHHLSATVHVGQHGLSPTLIASLDDALRTHELVKVKLGKNAEMKPGEAAAQLSEATAAEVIQVIGRTATFYRENPELIKKKLDLRDDESRNETAPARSPGKRGRP from the coding sequence ATGAAAGGAAGCGAGCGTGCGGAATTAAGAGCTCAGGCGCATCATTTGAGCGCGACGGTCCATGTCGGGCAGCATGGATTGTCGCCCACGCTGATCGCATCGCTCGATGACGCATTGCGAACGCATGAGTTGGTGAAGGTGAAGCTTGGAAAGAATGCCGAGATGAAGCCCGGAGAGGCCGCTGCACAGTTGTCCGAGGCGACAGCGGCCGAGGTCATACAGGTTATTGGCCGGACGGCGACGTTCTACCGGGAAAATCCGGAATTGATCAAAAAGAAATTGGATCTTCGCGACGATGAGTCGCGGAACGAGACCGCCCCAGCTAGATCACCGGGAAAAAGAGGTCGGCCGTGA
- a CDS encoding redoxin domain-containing protein has translation MGCIAHAAQLERESNQIGQAGAKIIALGPGSDGSAERLSKLLGLHFPLYGDRRAAVFGAFGFRRVLAVVQQSGAAVIDRDGVLRYIHRTGNFMDALHLDDIMKTLTPSSARK, from the coding sequence ATGGGCTGCATCGCGCATGCCGCTCAGTTGGAGCGGGAGAGCAATCAGATCGGGCAGGCAGGAGCGAAAATCATCGCGCTTGGACCGGGCAGCGACGGCAGCGCAGAGCGCTTGTCCAAGCTACTCGGCCTGCACTTCCCGCTGTACGGTGACCGACGTGCAGCGGTATTTGGAGCGTTCGGCTTCCGCCGCGTGCTCGCCGTGGTGCAACAGAGCGGCGCGGCGGTCATCGATCGCGATGGCGTGCTACGCTATATCCACCGCACAGGAAACTTCATGGATGCGCTGCACCTTGATGACATCATGAAGACACTGACCCCTAGTAGCGCTCGTAAATGA
- a CDS encoding ferredoxin family protein: protein MPYVITEACKDTKDRACVDVCPVDCIYEGAEQLYIHPDECIDCGACEPECPVTAIFPEEDVPANMIQFVQINREVFKSPDPPGKPNR, encoded by the coding sequence ATGCCTTACGTCATTACCGAAGCATGCAAGGATACGAAGGATAGAGCGTGTGTCGATGTATGCCCGGTCGACTGTATATACGAAGGCGCCGAGCAGCTCTACATTCACCCTGACGAGTGCATCGATTGTGGCGCGTGCGAGCCTGAGTGTCCGGTGACGGCGATTTTCCCGGAGGAAGACGTTCCGGCGAACATGATCCAGTTCGTGCAGATAAACCGGGAAGTATTCAAGAGTCCGGATCCGCCGGGTAAGCCGAACCGCTAG
- a CDS encoding isoprenylcysteine carboxylmethyltransferase family protein — translation MEVSTAETTLAARIGAVLFRYRSWLPVLFLAIPLLAEGDASASRWIIGGFLIAAGELYRLAGVAVAGTTTRRRSRNVEKLVTHGVFGWTRNPLYNGNFLVWMGFVAISGVLWFLPAAVLIFAAEYSLIVRYEEGVLETTFGRTYLDYKRCVPRWIPTKPEYPLAGQANWGEAWRSEISTFLQYAILIAAFVAKDLLR, via the coding sequence GTGGAAGTCAGCACCGCGGAAACGACGCTCGCGGCGCGCATCGGTGCGGTTCTGTTCCGGTACCGCAGCTGGCTGCCGGTGCTGTTTCTGGCCATTCCACTGCTGGCAGAAGGTGACGCATCCGCAAGCCGTTGGATCATTGGAGGATTCCTGATCGCGGCCGGGGAGCTGTATCGCCTTGCCGGAGTGGCTGTCGCCGGCACAACCACTCGCCGGCGCTCCCGCAACGTGGAGAAGCTCGTCACGCATGGTGTCTTCGGGTGGACCCGCAACCCTCTCTACAACGGCAACTTTCTCGTGTGGATGGGGTTCGTCGCCATTTCCGGAGTTCTCTGGTTTCTTCCCGCCGCCGTGTTGATTTTTGCCGCGGAATACAGCCTGATCGTGCGATACGAAGAGGGTGTTCTGGAGACTACGTTTGGCCGCACGTATCTCGACTACAAACGCTGCGTACCGAGATGGATTCCGACAAAGCCTGAGTACCCGCTCGCAGGCCAGGCAAACTGGGGCGAGGCGTGGCGCAGCGAGATCAGCACCTTTCTCCAGTACGCAATACTGATCGCGGCTTTTGTCGCGAAAGACTTGTTGAGGTAG
- a CDS encoding thioesterase family protein, with translation MSDKLTIHIYPSDCDSAGHVNHAYMLTLLERARWAALEKHLSFADYITRNQWAVVRHIEASYSTSAMPGDDFNITTGLVSIGNTSFSVRQTAHNQKQALVCDATIVYVTISPEGKPIPVPDEWREIFSPWE, from the coding sequence ATGTCTGACAAACTGACCATACATATCTACCCCAGCGACTGCGACTCCGCGGGGCACGTCAATCACGCCTACATGCTGACGCTGCTGGAGCGTGCCCGCTGGGCGGCGCTGGAGAAGCATCTGTCGTTCGCGGACTACATCACGCGCAACCAGTGGGCGGTGGTGCGTCATATCGAGGCTTCATACAGCACGTCCGCAATGCCGGGCGACGACTTCAACATCACGACAGGGCTCGTGTCGATTGGGAATACGAGTTTCTCGGTGCGACAGACCGCGCACAATCAGAAACAGGCTCTCGTCTGCGATGCGACAATCGTTTACGTCACGATAAGCCCTGAGGGTAAGCCGATCCCCGTGCCGGACGAGTGGCGGGAGATTTTTTCTCCTTGGGAGTAG
- a CDS encoding pyridoxal-phosphate dependent enzyme yields the protein MHTTGADHLPETGESEIPLCDRFPGLRNVPRAHLCILPSPVQLLPAFGTGGDIWIKRDDLNAPRCGGNKVRALEFLLGSVRRGDAVVTVGGAGSTHVLATAICAARIGATTTALRWTHDMNPVADLVASRIATASPRSRVGRSAVVAMATAQLRARMTSEHYIPLGGSSPVGVLGHVNSGLELAAQIAAGDLPLPNQIVLPLGSGGTAAGLALGLEIAGLRIDVVGARVGPRFFVHRRRVLNLARNTAKLIERLTGEHLPDVDSRRFRIAHHVYGGAYGRPLQAATEASAMLQGAAGIRLDGTYSAKAFAAALDEARTAQGTTLFWLTFDSRCLTN from the coding sequence GTGCACACGACAGGGGCCGATCATTTGCCGGAAACCGGAGAGAGCGAGATACCTCTGTGCGATCGATTTCCCGGTCTCCGCAACGTGCCGCGTGCGCATTTGTGTATCCTTCCCTCGCCCGTACAGCTGTTGCCCGCATTCGGCACTGGCGGTGATATCTGGATCAAGCGAGACGACCTCAACGCCCCCCGCTGCGGGGGTAACAAGGTCCGCGCCCTCGAGTTCCTGCTGGGAAGCGTCCGTCGGGGCGATGCTGTAGTCACCGTTGGCGGAGCAGGCTCCACGCATGTGCTAGCCACCGCGATTTGCGCCGCCAGAATAGGCGCGACCACGACGGCATTGCGATGGACTCACGACATGAATCCTGTGGCCGATCTCGTGGCATCGCGCATTGCGACTGCGTCGCCCCGGTCTCGCGTTGGACGAAGCGCGGTGGTTGCGATGGCGACCGCGCAGCTTCGCGCCCGGATGACCAGCGAGCACTACATACCCCTCGGCGGCAGCTCCCCCGTCGGGGTGCTGGGGCATGTGAACTCCGGCCTCGAGCTCGCCGCCCAGATCGCCGCGGGCGATCTGCCACTGCCGAATCAGATTGTCCTGCCGCTGGGGAGTGGTGGGACTGCCGCGGGGTTGGCGCTCGGTCTCGAGATTGCCGGGTTACGTATCGACGTGGTGGGTGCGCGCGTCGGGCCAAGATTCTTCGTGCACCGGCGGCGCGTTCTGAACCTCGCGCGCAATACGGCCAAGCTCATCGAGCGGCTTACCGGCGAACATCTTCCGGATGTCGATTCCCGGCGTTTCAGAATCGCGCACCATGTCTATGGCGGGGCCTACGGTCGTCCTCTGCAGGCGGCAACCGAGGCATCGGCAATGCTGCAGGGTGCTGCCGGAATCCGGCTGGACGGCACCTACAGCGCAAAGGCGTTCGCGGCAGCACTCGATGAAGCGCGCACTGCGCAGGGCACTACTCTGTTCTGGTTAACTTTCGACTCACGATGTCTGACAAACTGA
- a CDS encoding HRDC domain-containing protein, with product MTASESEALLYLDNEETTRNFLDDISAVREIAVDTEGASFHRFIDRIYLLQISTRQRSAIIDPLPLGKLDGLGNLLQDKKVEVVFHDADYDLRLLHQDYGWNVNHIFDTRIAAQLLGIKAFGLAALLEQFFGVKLDKKHQRADWSLRPLPPGMLDYAAQDTRYLLELRDQLKSRLEKLERWEWAREEFARLEGTKWEGDENSDAFLRIKGARDLTRRELALLRELVPWRDSVARDIDRATFRVMGNEVLLDIARIAPKTARDLSGLKGMPRGILDRGATAILSAVQRGLEVTEEHLPKFPRAPKWEREDDFDDRVSRLKSVRDAAAARLQLDPGVLCSRERLEAIARRRPDTTGDLGDIPGLRKWQIGEMGEEFVGALKV from the coding sequence ATGACTGCATCGGAATCGGAAGCGCTTCTGTATCTGGACAACGAGGAAACAACCCGGAATTTTCTGGATGATATTTCAGCCGTCCGCGAAATCGCCGTCGATACGGAGGGCGCGAGTTTTCACCGGTTCATCGATCGAATCTATCTCCTGCAAATCAGCACGCGCCAGCGAAGCGCGATCATCGACCCACTTCCCCTGGGAAAGCTCGACGGTCTCGGCAATCTTTTGCAGGACAAGAAAGTGGAAGTCGTGTTTCATGACGCCGACTACGACCTGCGGCTGCTACACCAGGATTATGGGTGGAACGTCAACCACATTTTCGACACGCGGATTGCGGCACAGTTGCTGGGGATCAAGGCGTTCGGGCTTGCTGCCTTGCTGGAGCAATTCTTCGGGGTGAAGCTGGACAAGAAGCATCAGCGCGCCGACTGGTCGCTCCGGCCGCTCCCGCCGGGCATGCTCGATTATGCTGCGCAGGACACACGTTATCTGCTGGAGCTGCGAGACCAGCTCAAGTCACGCCTCGAGAAACTGGAACGATGGGAATGGGCACGTGAAGAGTTCGCGCGCCTCGAGGGAACGAAGTGGGAGGGCGACGAAAATTCTGACGCATTCCTCAGAATCAAGGGCGCGCGCGATCTCACCCGTCGTGAGCTTGCGTTGCTGCGCGAGCTGGTACCATGGCGGGATTCCGTCGCGCGTGATATCGACCGCGCAACCTTCAGGGTGATGGGTAACGAGGTGCTGCTCGATATCGCGCGGATTGCACCGAAGACCGCCAGGGACCTTTCGGGTCTCAAAGGAATGCCGCGTGGTATCCTCGATCGCGGCGCGACGGCGATTCTCTCGGCGGTGCAGCGCGGGCTGGAGGTCACCGAGGAGCACCTTCCAAAATTCCCCCGGGCGCCGAAGTGGGAGCGTGAAGATGACTTCGATGACCGGGTCTCGAGGTTGAAATCAGTGCGCGACGCCGCCGCAGCCCGGCTGCAGCTCGACCCGGGTGTCCTCTGTTCGCGCGAGCGGCTGGAAGCAATAGCGCGACGGCGGCCTGACACTACCGGAGATCTGGGCGATATCCCCGGGCTTCGAAAGTGGCAGATCGGTGAGATGGGGGAAGAGTTCGTCGGAGCGTTGAAGGTCTGA